From a region of the Ketobacter sp. MCCC 1A13808 genome:
- a CDS encoding class I adenylate-forming enzyme family protein codes for MTTSANTEKNLSVVRGIPLSEEEGIGALTLGGYLKEVTDCFGPREAAVLPGDNGTESWSYDDLWARSMDVACALLAAGISKGTRVGILMTNRLEFLSSAFGTALAGGVATTFSTFSTPAELEVVLASSGCTVLLLERHVLKKDFAAILSELEPEINKASPGQLISKKFPFLRTVALVDSDETSGAIEGWNEFLARGKRISPELVEATAATVAPSDPGVLFFSSGSTGKPKGILSAHRGVCLQLWRWRQWLGLDKDVRSLTTNGFFWSGNFAMGIGGTFSVGGTLVLQPTFQPDEALSIMEAQRVSYIFAWPHQWAQLVDAKNWLDVDLSALKYIDASSPLSNHPTVSSDWIDATHAYGNTETFTLSSVFPANTPKAVSADSHGKPVAGNIFKIMDPLTGEIVPLGERGEIAVKGPTLMLGYIGIPNDEVLDEDGFFHTGDGGFFDEEGRLHWEGRLNDIIKTGGANVSPVEIDTVIAQCPGVKITKTVGIPDELLGELVVACIVPLEGVELTEATVRSFAKEQLASFKVPRRILFFAEDELEYTGSAKVKSTQLQTLASKRLESEAN; via the coding sequence ATGACCACATCAGCTAACACAGAAAAAAACCTATCCGTTGTGCGTGGCATACCTCTGTCAGAAGAAGAGGGCATCGGTGCACTCACGTTAGGTGGCTACCTGAAGGAAGTCACCGACTGTTTTGGTCCTAGAGAAGCAGCCGTGCTGCCAGGGGATAACGGCACAGAAAGCTGGAGTTACGACGACCTCTGGGCACGCTCAATGGACGTCGCCTGCGCGCTACTGGCCGCCGGAATAAGCAAAGGCACGCGTGTCGGCATTCTGATGACGAACCGACTCGAGTTTTTATCGTCTGCCTTCGGCACAGCGTTAGCCGGTGGTGTCGCTACCACGTTCAGTACTTTCTCAACTCCGGCTGAACTGGAGGTTGTACTGGCAAGCTCAGGTTGCACCGTATTGTTGCTCGAACGCCATGTTCTGAAGAAAGATTTTGCTGCCATCCTGTCCGAACTTGAGCCGGAAATTAACAAGGCCTCGCCAGGCCAGCTGATTTCGAAAAAATTTCCTTTTTTACGCACAGTCGCATTGGTAGACAGCGATGAAACCAGCGGTGCTATCGAAGGCTGGAACGAATTTCTGGCCCGGGGTAAGCGTATTTCCCCGGAGTTAGTCGAAGCGACGGCAGCCACAGTAGCCCCTTCTGATCCCGGTGTACTGTTCTTCTCCTCCGGCTCCACCGGCAAACCCAAAGGCATTCTCAGTGCCCATCGAGGCGTTTGTCTGCAGTTGTGGCGCTGGCGCCAGTGGCTTGGCCTGGATAAGGACGTGCGATCATTGACCACAAACGGTTTTTTCTGGTCCGGGAATTTCGCCATGGGTATTGGCGGCACGTTTTCTGTCGGCGGAACTCTGGTGCTACAGCCAACTTTTCAACCAGACGAAGCACTGTCCATCATGGAAGCCCAACGGGTGTCATACATCTTCGCCTGGCCGCATCAATGGGCCCAATTGGTCGACGCAAAAAATTGGCTCGATGTGGATCTCTCGGCTTTGAAATACATTGATGCCAGCTCGCCACTTTCGAATCACCCTACTGTTAGCTCCGACTGGATTGACGCTACTCACGCCTATGGCAATACTGAAACGTTTACACTCAGCAGCGTATTTCCCGCCAATACACCCAAAGCCGTCTCCGCTGACAGCCACGGCAAACCCGTCGCGGGCAATATCTTCAAAATAATGGATCCGCTTACAGGCGAAATCGTTCCCTTAGGTGAGCGGGGCGAAATCGCAGTAAAAGGGCCGACACTTATGCTCGGTTATATCGGTATTCCTAATGACGAAGTCCTGGATGAGGACGGTTTCTTCCACACCGGAGACGGCGGATTTTTCGATGAGGAGGGCAGGTTGCATTGGGAGGGTCGCCTGAATGACATCATAAAAACCGGTGGAGCGAATGTATCACCCGTGGAAATTGATACTGTTATAGCCCAGTGTCCGGGGGTAAAAATTACTAAAACAGTCGGAATACCCGATGAGTTACTGGGTGAACTGGTCGTCGCCTGCATCGTGCCACTGGAAGGGGTTGAGTTGACAGAAGCCACGGTACGAAGCTTTGCCAAAGAACAACTGGCCAGTTTTAAAGTGCCACGCCGGATCCTGTTTTTTGCGGAAGATGAACTTGAATACACCGGCAGTGCCAAGGTCAAAAGTACTCAGCTACAAACGCTGGCCAGCAAACGACTTGAAAGCGAAGCCAATTAA
- a CDS encoding TetR/AcrR family transcriptional regulator yields MAAKKIVKARSGRPRGRPRPEDVADIEDKLLSVALKEFQEQGYGAASVTNIVKTAGMSKTTLYSRYPSKEHLFRAILKRQIERYSPWASLTIGNGPLNLEQGLKAYANRTLKLSLQNDELAVNHLIYSEIHRFPELGLAAAERTESGIDRIAEYIRICADAENIPCKDPDAIAEVFIHLLRGWYINVMLSHRKVSDAQMEKWVERVVRTMMLAREDW; encoded by the coding sequence ATGGCAGCCAAGAAAATCGTAAAAGCAAGATCCGGACGCCCCCGGGGTCGCCCTAGACCCGAAGACGTCGCCGACATTGAAGATAAATTACTATCAGTGGCGCTAAAAGAATTCCAGGAACAGGGCTACGGCGCCGCCTCGGTGACCAATATCGTCAAAACAGCGGGCATGTCCAAAACCACGCTGTATTCCCGATACCCGTCAAAAGAACACCTCTTTCGCGCCATCCTCAAACGTCAGATTGAACGCTATTCTCCCTGGGCCTCGTTGACCATAGGAAATGGGCCGCTCAACTTGGAGCAGGGGTTAAAAGCGTACGCAAACCGCACTCTAAAACTGAGCCTGCAAAACGATGAGTTAGCTGTGAATCATTTAATTTATAGTGAAATCCATCGTTTTCCGGAGTTGGGACTTGCGGCTGCGGAACGGACCGAGAGCGGCATCGACCGTATCGCCGAGTACATTCGAATCTGCGCTGACGCGGAAAATATTCCCTGTAAAGACCCAGATGCAATCGCAGAAGTATTCATACATCTGCTAAGGGGTTGGTACATCAATGTTATGTTGTCACACCGTAAAGTAAGTGACGCGCAGATGGAAAAATGGGTCGAAAGGGTGGTCCGCACGATGATGTTAGCCCGGGAAGATTGGTAG
- a CDS encoding NAD(P)-dependent alcohol dehydrogenase, which yields MKVNGYATQTATDKLTPFSFERRTPRPDDVVIDILYCGVCHSDIHTARNEWGGTMYPCVPGHEIVGRVSQVGDNVSQHKAGDMVGVGCLVDSCRTCSACNEGLEQYCEKGWTGTYNGVDKIGGTEFKQTLGGYSNFITVDQRYVLRLPENLNPAAAAPLLCAGITAYSPLKHWKVGQGQKVGIIGLGGLGHMGIKFAHAMGAMVVMITTSPDKGKDAQRLGADEILISKDKSAMKAAMSSFDFLFNTIPVGHDTEPYMKLLKRDSTMVLVGSVEPLTKVNGVDFIFQRRNMAGSLIGGLPETQEMLDFCSEHAIECDIELIDIKDINTAYDRTVSGDVKYRFVIDMATL from the coding sequence ATGAAAGTAAACGGTTACGCAACCCAAACTGCAACCGACAAACTGACACCCTTTTCATTTGAACGCCGCACCCCGCGTCCGGACGACGTCGTCATTGATATTCTCTACTGTGGCGTGTGCCACTCTGATATTCACACCGCCCGTAACGAATGGGGTGGCACCATGTATCCTTGTGTTCCGGGGCACGAAATTGTAGGCCGCGTTAGCCAAGTGGGAGACAACGTCAGTCAACACAAAGCCGGCGATATGGTTGGTGTGGGCTGTTTGGTGGACAGTTGCCGAACTTGCTCCGCTTGCAATGAAGGACTGGAGCAATATTGTGAGAAGGGTTGGACCGGCACCTATAATGGCGTCGATAAAATAGGTGGGACTGAATTCAAGCAAACTCTTGGCGGTTACTCTAACTTCATCACTGTCGATCAACGATATGTACTACGATTACCGGAAAACCTGAATCCGGCTGCCGCGGCTCCGTTGTTGTGTGCTGGCATTACGGCCTATTCGCCGCTCAAGCATTGGAAAGTAGGGCAGGGCCAAAAGGTCGGCATTATCGGGCTCGGCGGGCTTGGCCACATGGGTATCAAATTCGCTCACGCGATGGGTGCCATGGTGGTAATGATTACGACGTCGCCCGATAAGGGCAAGGATGCCCAACGCCTGGGAGCGGACGAGATTCTGATATCGAAAGATAAAAGTGCTATGAAAGCGGCCATGAGCAGTTTTGATTTTTTATTCAATACCATTCCGGTCGGTCACGATACTGAACCCTACATGAAACTGCTAAAGCGGGACTCTACTATGGTGTTGGTTGGTTCAGTTGAACCACTGACTAAAGTAAACGGTGTCGACTTTATTTTTCAACGTCGCAACATGGCCGGATCACTGATTGGTGGTCTACCGGAAACCCAGGAAATGTTGGATTTTTGTAGTGAGCATGCTATTGAGTGCGATATCGAACTGATTGATATAAAAGATATAAACACAGCTTACGACAGAACGGTCAGTGGCGACGTCAAATATCGCTTTGTTATTGATATGGCCACGCTTTAG
- a CDS encoding DUF3466 family protein: MLYSFPTFSAQQYQIFNLTEAFGSGHFVPTDINDAGDVSGVYIDGNNRFESRGYLYKDGQLLELESEESIFTEQETLQVKTVPVAINNGGQVFGGVSYRYENQFYSVASGLQFLWENGLRYRTGYGDYVQSNSDCYPIDINDHGNYLLTCDAADNVNRTIYVGGNTYIDIYVRGTDIFATAINNDNKVVGRYLGAAFLLQNEEINLLPNLTQSRSIANDINNQGQIVGAVYKQLSGSEQYAFISSPGGHVTALTFEGNAYAEAINERGQVVGQLQDASSATEAFLFTDGSVQKLNDLVTDNPTAMTLTHATAINASGQIIGKGTVGGADFYYLATPASHACPGEYRKYNLSGHHARWQRFIADIPSCATHMNVEITGGTGDRDLYLRHTNPPWKPLFDCKRRAAIPNSDNHKRCQISNPEPGIWHIGVLRNSNYDGTTLRVRYW; the protein is encoded by the coding sequence GTGCTCTATAGCTTCCCAACATTCTCGGCTCAACAATATCAGATTTTCAATCTCACCGAAGCTTTTGGCTCAGGCCACTTTGTACCCACCGATATCAATGACGCCGGCGATGTCTCAGGGGTGTATATTGATGGAAACAATCGCTTTGAATCCAGAGGCTATCTCTATAAAGACGGCCAACTCCTGGAACTGGAATCAGAAGAATCTATATTTACGGAACAAGAGACCCTGCAAGTCAAGACGGTACCTGTCGCGATAAATAATGGGGGTCAGGTTTTCGGTGGAGTTAGCTATCGATATGAGAATCAGTTCTATAGCGTGGCCAGCGGCTTACAATTCCTGTGGGAAAACGGGCTACGATATCGAACAGGTTACGGAGACTATGTGCAGAGCAATTCCGATTGCTACCCAATTGATATCAATGACCACGGTAATTATTTATTAACCTGTGATGCTGCAGATAACGTCAACCGCACGATTTATGTGGGCGGCAATACGTATATTGATATTTATGTTAGAGGCACCGATATATTTGCTACTGCTATCAACAACGACAACAAAGTGGTAGGTCGTTATTTAGGAGCAGCGTTTCTATTACAAAACGAGGAAATAAATTTACTTCCTAATCTGACGCAGAGTCGTTCCATCGCTAACGACATTAATAACCAAGGTCAAATCGTAGGAGCTGTGTACAAGCAGCTTTCGGGTAGTGAACAATATGCGTTTATTTCTTCTCCCGGAGGACATGTCACTGCACTGACTTTCGAGGGAAATGCATATGCTGAAGCCATCAATGAGCGCGGGCAAGTTGTGGGGCAACTCCAGGATGCATCTTCTGCTACTGAAGCGTTCCTATTTACTGATGGATCCGTTCAAAAGTTAAATGATCTGGTAACAGACAATCCGACTGCAATGACATTGACCCACGCGACAGCCATCAATGCATCCGGACAAATTATCGGGAAAGGTACCGTCGGCGGGGCAGATTTTTACTACCTGGCAACGCCCGCTAGTCACGCGTGCCCGGGAGAGTACCGCAAATACAATTTGAGTGGCCATCACGCCCGATGGCAACGTTTTATTGCAGATATTCCCTCTTGTGCAACTCACATGAATGTAGAGATTACGGGGGGCACCGGGGATCGCGACCTGTATTTACGCCACACTAATCCACCTTGGAAACCGTTATTTGACTGCAAACGAAGAGCAGCAATACCGAACAGTGATAATCACAAACGTTGTCAGATTTCCAACCCAGAGCCCGGTATCTGGCACATTGGGGTGTTAAGAAACAGCAATTACGACGGCACCACCCTACGGGTTCGATATTGGTAA
- a CDS encoding SDR family NAD(P)-dependent oxidoreductase, which yields MSLIGKVAVVTGGGSGIGRAISLQLANDGAAVSVWDLNAESAEQTVAMIVDAGGKAIACAGDASAKADIAHAAAATRQAFGPISILVNNAGISSFTPFMDISEEMIDRIMAINIKGPMLCCQEIIPDMLKDGWGRIINISSSSAQTGAPMMCHYSASKGGVIAFTKSLAIELAAKGITVNNIPPGFIDTPMLRQSPVDMEKQIAASPMKRAGGSEDIATAAAFLASEQAGYITGQTLGVNGGRVMP from the coding sequence ATGTCATTAATTGGAAAAGTAGCCGTAGTGACCGGTGGCGGAAGCGGAATAGGGCGGGCCATCAGTTTACAGTTGGCGAATGACGGTGCTGCAGTATCAGTGTGGGATCTAAACGCAGAAAGCGCAGAACAGACCGTTGCCATGATCGTAGACGCGGGTGGTAAAGCGATCGCTTGTGCAGGCGACGCCTCAGCAAAGGCAGATATCGCGCACGCAGCTGCAGCAACTCGCCAAGCGTTCGGACCCATTTCAATCTTAGTGAACAATGCGGGCATTTCATCCTTCACACCATTCATGGATATCTCAGAAGAGATGATCGATCGTATCATGGCAATCAATATCAAAGGCCCTATGCTGTGCTGTCAGGAAATCATCCCTGATATGCTCAAGGACGGTTGGGGCAGAATCATTAATATCTCATCGTCCAGCGCTCAAACCGGTGCACCGATGATGTGTCACTATTCTGCTTCCAAAGGTGGTGTTATTGCCTTCACGAAATCGCTGGCAATAGAGCTTGCTGCAAAAGGAATCACGGTCAATAACATCCCTCCCGGGTTTATCGATACGCCCATGTTGAGACAGTCTCCCGTTGATATGGAAAAGCAGATTGCAGCATCCCCCATGAAAAGGGCTGGTGGCTCTGAGGATATCGCAACCGCTGCAGCGTTTCTGGCATCCGAACAGGCCGGCTATATCACCGGTCAAACCCTAGGAGTAAACGGTGGAAGGGTCATGCCCTAG
- a CDS encoding flavin-containing monooxygenase, producing the protein MKCNTTNVPPAAEIDIPALEEKYRQERELRVNPKGQKQYVKPVDDFSESYEVDPHTPLKERDAIVEDIDAVVLGGGWSGLLAGVHLKKAGVTNFRNIDHAGDFGGVWYWNRYPGIQCDNDGYCYLPLLEEMGYMPPKKFVDGYDIYDYIRSIADRFNLYEKALFHTMVSGLKWDDGIKRWRVTTNRGDEIRARFVVMANGLLNIPKLPAIPGIHEFKGKMFHTARWDYDYTGGSYRNPQLDKLADKRVAIIGTGATAIQAVPSLGKYAKELYVLQRTPSTIDERTNPPTDPEWVKTLKPGWQDERKANFQRAAIDTFQPGDPDLICDIWTELNRNLVAEFDQSGWPTSPEEYLAHRNVMDFRLMERLRQRVDALVEDKETAEALKPWYRFLCKRPCSNNEFYTTFNKPNVTLVDVSATRGVECMTEKGFVANGKEYEIDCMMFASGFEVTSDLDRRWGIETIEGRDGVSIYNHWADGYETLHGMMSRGFPNQFFVGFYQGGFNATTTETFSRQGQHIAYIIKEALSQGATSVEPSQEAQDAWVRHVRETAIDISQFQEECTPSYFNNEGESQVDSNGEKKFRWYLGESYGPGWDAFQKLMQEWRDKGDLEGLVVGKD; encoded by the coding sequence ATGAAGTGTAATACGACCAACGTGCCACCGGCTGCGGAAATTGACATCCCGGCATTAGAAGAAAAATACCGGCAGGAACGAGAATTACGGGTCAATCCTAAAGGCCAAAAGCAGTATGTGAAGCCGGTGGATGACTTTTCCGAGTCCTACGAGGTCGATCCCCACACACCGTTAAAAGAACGCGATGCCATTGTTGAAGATATCGATGCCGTGGTTTTGGGAGGAGGCTGGTCCGGTTTACTTGCCGGAGTTCATTTAAAGAAAGCAGGCGTGACCAATTTCCGCAATATTGACCACGCTGGCGATTTTGGTGGTGTCTGGTATTGGAACCGTTACCCGGGCATTCAGTGCGACAATGACGGCTACTGTTATCTTCCTTTGCTGGAAGAAATGGGCTACATGCCACCGAAGAAGTTCGTCGATGGTTATGACATCTACGATTACATTCGCAGCATCGCGGACCGTTTCAACCTATATGAGAAAGCACTTTTTCATACCATGGTCAGCGGGCTGAAATGGGACGACGGCATTAAACGTTGGCGTGTAACCACAAACCGAGGCGACGAAATTAGGGCCCGTTTTGTGGTTATGGCAAACGGTTTACTGAATATCCCTAAATTGCCGGCGATTCCGGGCATTCACGAATTCAAAGGTAAAATGTTTCATACCGCACGCTGGGATTATGACTACACCGGTGGTAGCTATCGGAACCCGCAGCTGGATAAATTGGCAGACAAGCGCGTGGCCATCATCGGGACCGGTGCCACAGCCATTCAAGCAGTGCCATCGTTAGGCAAGTACGCTAAAGAACTTTATGTTTTGCAACGTACACCTTCAACGATCGACGAACGTACTAACCCACCTACTGACCCCGAATGGGTTAAAACCCTGAAGCCTGGTTGGCAGGATGAACGCAAGGCCAATTTCCAGCGCGCAGCCATTGACACCTTTCAGCCCGGTGATCCAGATTTGATTTGCGATATCTGGACCGAGCTTAACCGCAACTTGGTCGCGGAATTTGATCAATCTGGCTGGCCAACTTCCCCAGAAGAATACCTGGCACACCGTAACGTCATGGATTTCAGGTTGATGGAACGGCTTCGCCAAAGGGTAGATGCTCTCGTCGAAGACAAAGAAACGGCTGAAGCATTGAAACCTTGGTATCGCTTTCTTTGCAAGCGGCCTTGCTCCAACAATGAGTTTTACACTACCTTCAACAAACCCAATGTCACTTTGGTGGATGTGTCCGCTACCCGTGGCGTGGAATGCATGACCGAAAAGGGGTTTGTCGCCAACGGTAAAGAATACGAAATCGATTGCATGATGTTTGCCAGCGGATTCGAAGTGACCAGTGATCTGGATCGGCGCTGGGGTATCGAAACCATCGAAGGTCGAGATGGGGTATCTATTTACAATCACTGGGCTGATGGCTATGAAACCCTCCACGGTATGATGAGCCGCGGTTTTCCAAACCAGTTTTTCGTTGGTTTTTATCAGGGGGGATTCAACGCGACCACAACGGAAACGTTTAGCCGCCAGGGCCAGCACATCGCCTACATCATTAAAGAAGCGCTGTCTCAGGGTGCCACGTCAGTAGAGCCGAGTCAGGAAGCTCAGGATGCTTGGGTTAGGCATGTGCGCGAAACGGCTATAGACATTTCACAGTTTCAAGAGGAATGTACACCTAGCTATTTTAACAACGAGGGCGAATCTCAGGTTGATAGTAACGGCGAAAAGAAATTTCGCTGGTACCTGGGTGAATCCTACGGCCCTGGTTGGGATGCATTTCAGAAGTTAATGCAGGAATGGCGTGATAAAGGTGACTTAGAGGGCTTGGTTGTAGGAAAAGATTAA
- a CDS encoding aromatic ring-hydroxylating oxygenase subunit alpha → MNNKADFNPDNLIQVEDLSEPLTYSAEAFTSREYAREEGDKIWAKVWQHAGRVEEIPEVGNFITYDVLDDSIIIVRDTPDTLKAFYNVCSHRGRQLVDKPEGGHSACGKKQNFVCGYHGWTYNLEGKCTRILDKDDWKGALNDARTHLNEIKVDTWGGWVWINMDPDCVPLREYLEPAAGLLDQFEFEEMRYHWRQWIVFDCNWKTALEAFMEPYHVEGTHPQLCVYGDFYAWSKAQGLHGHDGFDSKDPNDTSAATTTVTRAGKGPDARKTIAQMQQDFWETIRGSTTPTLVNAAQRLVDELPEDTPPEEVHEHWYESAKRDDAARGVIWPTIDPEKLAKAGLAWHIFPNMSFIPGLTFALGYRARPYGDDPNKCIFEAYALERYPKGEEPKTEWVYAEPTEEKWRKVLAQDFSNMAAVQKGMRSRGFRGALPNPHQEQKITNFHRNLARFMSRGSPQLLDK, encoded by the coding sequence ATGAATAACAAGGCTGATTTTAATCCCGACAATCTGATTCAAGTAGAGGATCTATCCGAACCTTTGACGTATTCGGCAGAAGCGTTTACAAGCCGGGAATACGCACGCGAAGAAGGCGACAAGATTTGGGCCAAAGTATGGCAGCATGCCGGGCGCGTAGAAGAAATTCCGGAAGTGGGTAATTTTATAACCTATGACGTACTGGATGATTCCATCATCATCGTCAGAGACACTCCTGATACCCTGAAAGCATTTTACAATGTCTGTTCACACCGGGGACGACAGCTGGTTGATAAACCGGAAGGCGGCCATAGTGCCTGTGGTAAAAAGCAGAATTTCGTTTGCGGATACCACGGCTGGACCTACAACCTGGAAGGCAAGTGTACAAGAATTCTGGATAAAGATGACTGGAAGGGTGCACTCAACGATGCACGAACCCATCTCAATGAAATTAAAGTCGATACCTGGGGTGGCTGGGTCTGGATCAATATGGACCCTGATTGCGTTCCGCTGCGCGAATATCTGGAACCTGCCGCAGGCCTATTGGATCAGTTTGAGTTTGAAGAAATGCGTTACCACTGGCGTCAGTGGATAGTCTTTGATTGCAATTGGAAGACGGCGCTGGAGGCTTTTATGGAGCCTTATCACGTTGAAGGCACGCATCCTCAGCTGTGCGTTTATGGCGATTTTTATGCCTGGAGTAAGGCTCAGGGCTTACACGGCCATGACGGATTTGATTCAAAAGACCCGAATGACACGTCCGCTGCAACCACCACTGTTACGCGAGCCGGTAAGGGGCCTGATGCACGCAAAACCATCGCCCAGATGCAGCAGGACTTTTGGGAAACCATACGCGGCAGTACTACTCCGACGCTGGTCAATGCAGCACAACGGTTGGTTGACGAGTTGCCCGAAGACACACCACCCGAAGAGGTGCATGAGCATTGGTATGAGTCCGCTAAGCGCGATGACGCGGCTCGCGGCGTGATCTGGCCGACGATTGATCCTGAAAAGCTGGCCAAAGCCGGACTGGCTTGGCATATCTTCCCGAATATGTCCTTCATCCCCGGACTGACTTTTGCGCTGGGTTATCGAGCACGCCCCTATGGAGACGACCCCAACAAGTGTATTTTCGAAGCTTATGCGCTGGAGCGGTATCCAAAAGGAGAGGAACCCAAGACAGAATGGGTTTACGCTGAGCCTACCGAAGAAAAATGGCGCAAAGTATTAGCGCAGGACTTCTCCAATATGGCGGCAGTGCAAAAGGGCATGCGCAGTCGTGGTTTCCGTGGCGCGTTACCTAACCCTCATCAGGAGCAGAAGATTACTAACTTCCATCGTAATCTGGCCCGCTTTATGAGTCGGGGGTCACCGCAATTGCTCGATAAGTAG
- a CDS encoding aldehyde dehydrogenase family protein: MREQLKFYIDGKWTDPAEMKTLDVENPATETVCGKIALGSAADVDVAVKAARKAFASWSQTSTADRVGILQNILAEYQKRAGDLAAALTEEMGAPSSLANGFQVGLGEGHLSTAIDVLQKFRFEEQRGATLIVKEPIGVCALITPWNWPLNQIAVKVFPALATGCTMILKPSEIAPFTAQIFAEILHAAGVPAGVFNLIQGDGPGVGEALSGHPDIDMITFTGSTRAGVEIARNAAHSVKRVTQELGGKSPNIILDDEAFATHVAGSVAGMMANSGQTCSAGSRMLVPNARMQEAMDIAREAASQVTVGDPNTDVAMGPVSSKVQFEKIQGLIQKGIDEGATLVAGGTGRPQDLEVGYYVKPTVFANVTNDMTIAREEIFGPVLCILGYDSVEQAIEIANDTEYGLAGYVAGADLDKARAVARQIRAGWVSVNDGFDFNCPFGGYKKSGNGREWGEFGFHDFLEIKGILGYSPEPT, translated from the coding sequence ATGCGCGAACAACTCAAATTCTATATCGACGGAAAATGGACAGATCCAGCCGAAATGAAAACGCTGGACGTCGAAAACCCCGCCACTGAAACGGTATGCGGGAAAATAGCGCTAGGTTCCGCAGCCGATGTGGACGTTGCGGTAAAAGCAGCCCGCAAAGCTTTTGCCAGTTGGTCGCAAACCAGTACCGCCGATCGGGTAGGGATCTTGCAAAACATATTGGCGGAATATCAGAAACGCGCCGGCGACTTGGCGGCTGCACTAACCGAAGAAATGGGTGCACCCAGCTCATTGGCGAATGGCTTTCAGGTGGGTCTTGGTGAGGGACACCTATCGACCGCCATTGATGTGTTACAAAAGTTCCGGTTCGAAGAACAACGGGGCGCGACATTAATAGTGAAAGAGCCTATCGGGGTTTGTGCGCTGATCACTCCGTGGAACTGGCCGTTAAACCAGATTGCCGTCAAAGTGTTTCCCGCGCTGGCGACCGGCTGCACCATGATACTTAAACCGTCCGAGATTGCGCCATTCACCGCTCAGATCTTCGCCGAGATTCTGCACGCTGCAGGTGTACCGGCAGGTGTATTCAATCTCATTCAGGGTGATGGACCCGGGGTCGGCGAGGCGCTGTCCGGGCACCCCGACATCGATATGATTACCTTCACCGGTTCCACCAGAGCCGGTGTTGAAATTGCCCGCAATGCCGCGCACTCGGTCAAACGCGTCACTCAGGAATTGGGTGGGAAAAGCCCTAATATAATTCTGGATGACGAGGCGTTTGCTACTCACGTTGCAGGCAGCGTAGCGGGCATGATGGCCAACTCGGGCCAAACCTGCAGTGCAGGCTCTCGCATGCTGGTGCCAAACGCGCGCATGCAGGAAGCCATGGATATTGCCCGGGAAGCGGCATCGCAGGTCACGGTCGGTGATCCAAATACCGATGTGGCAATGGGGCCGGTGTCGTCAAAAGTTCAATTCGAAAAGATTCAAGGCTTGATACAAAAAGGGATCGATGAGGGCGCAACCTTGGTTGCCGGAGGCACGGGACGGCCGCAAGACCTGGAAGTCGGGTATTATGTGAAGCCCACCGTATTTGCCAATGTAACCAACGACATGACCATCGCTCGCGAAGAGATATTCGGCCCAGTCCTCTGCATATTAGGTTATGACAGCGTAGAGCAAGCCATCGAAATAGCCAATGATACAGAATACGGCCTGGCCGGATACGTAGCCGGAGCCGATTTGGACAAGGCGAGGGCAGTTGCACGCCAGATTCGCGCAGGTTGGGTATCCGTTAATGACGGATTCGATTTCAATTGCCCTTTCGGTGGCTATAAGAAAAGTGGTAACGGTCGTGAATGGGGCGAATTCGGTTTCCATGATTTTCTGGAAATCAAGGGCATCCTGGGTTACTCACCTGAACCGACTTAA